ATCAGCTCGCCGGTCGCCTGGTCGGTCGGGCCGTTTTGCACGCCGCTTGCGACAATGCTGAGCGCCCGGAAATCCGGCCGCAGGGCAAAGATGGCAGAGGTGATTTCCGGCACGAATGACGACACCATGGCGAATTGCTTTTCGTTGACAACAGGGATGCGGCAAGGCACATCAGCATCAATGACCGAGGCAGTCAATATATTGACCGACACGGCGGCAGACGGGATGAATGCCGTCATCGCGCGCCGGATCGCCGTGCTCAGGAAGGGGCGGAACCTGTCGTTCGACGAGCTCGCGGCCCGTTGTGGCGTCAGCAAGGGCATGCTGGTGCAGATCGAGCAGGGCCGAGCCAATCCCAGCATCGCCACGCTGTGCCGGGTGGCTGCTGGCCTGCGTGTCTCGGTGGCTGAATTGGTCGCAGCCGGCGAAGCGGCAGATGCGCCGGTCCGCCTGATCGCACCGGGACAGGCTCGCAGGCTCTGGCATGGTCCGAAAGGCGGCTCGGCATCGCTGCTGGTCGGCTCGGATGGCCCTGATATGCTGGAGCTCTGGACCTGGGAGATCCAGCCGGGCGAGCGCTACGAGGCGCAGGCGCACCCGGCCGACACCCAGGAACTGATCCATGTCACCGATGGCACCCTGGCCCTGGAGGTCGATGGGACGATCCATCTGGTCGAGCCCGGCGGTTCGGCCTTCGCCCGCACCGATCGCAGCCATGCCTATGCCTGCGCCGGGCCGGAACCGGTCCGCTTCACCATGGCGGTCGCCGAGTGGAGCCATCCGCGATCCGGACGAAGGTGACCGTCACACTGCTGCTTCTGATCTCGCCCGGTTAGATCCGGGCGATCGTTCCGGCCTTCGGCGTTGGGGGATTTGGGTGCGTCGGTTTTTGCTTTTTGGGATCGGGGGGTCAAACGCAAAAACCCGTCAGCTTTTGGCTGACGGGTTTTTGCTGAGTTTGGTTGCGGGGGCCAGATTTGAACTGACGACCTTCAGGTTATGAGCCTGACGAGCTACCGGGCTGCTCCACCCCGCGGAAGGGTTTTTGGTTTCGCGTGTTGCGTGATCCAAAATGACAAAACCGCGCCAGGCGCGGTTTTGTGTCGAACATCGTGTTGAGAGTTTTGTCCTTTGCAGGCCTGGCAGCGACCTACTCTCCCAGGTCTTGAGACATAGTACC
This portion of the Phreatobacter stygius genome encodes:
- a CDS encoding helix-turn-helix domain-containing protein; this translates as MNAVIARRIAVLRKGRNLSFDELAARCGVSKGMLVQIEQGRANPSIATLCRVAAGLRVSVAELVAAGEAADAPVRLIAPGQARRLWHGPKGGSASLLVGSDGPDMLELWTWEIQPGERYEAQAHPADTQELIHVTDGTLALEVDGTIHLVEPGGSAFARTDRSHAYACAGPEPVRFTMAVAEWSHPRSGRR